In a single window of the Bufo bufo chromosome 5, aBufBuf1.1, whole genome shotgun sequence genome:
- the CTDSPL gene encoding CTD small phosphatase-like protein isoform X2, which produces MDNTSIITQLSNPKEEAILSCAQEKVSQCNISLKKQRNRSIFSSLFCCFRSYSVEPPSSNNNSSPLPPQVEENGGVQKPPTKYLLPELKASDYGKKCVVIDLDETLVHSSFKPINNADFIVPVEIDGTIHQVYVLKRPHVDEFLQKMGELFECVLFTASLAKYADPVADLLDPWGVFKTRLFRESCVFHRGNYVKDLSRLGRELSKVIIVDNSPASYIFHPENAVPVQSWFDDMSDTELLDLIPFFEGLSKEENIYNTLNKLCNR; this is translated from the exons TTTCACAATGCAATATCAGCCTGAAGAAGCAGCGCAACAGAAGCATCTTCAGCTCCTTATTCTGCTGTTTTCGGAGCTACAGCGTCGAGCCGCCCTCCTCCAATAACAACAGCAGCCCCCTGCCCCCACAGGTGGAAGAAAATGGCGGCGTTCAGAAG CCCCCTACGAAATACCTCCTGCCAGAGCTGAAAGCGTCTGATTATGGAAAGAAGTGTGTGGTGATTGACCTGGATGAGACCTTGGTGCACAGCTCATTTAAG CCAATTAATAATGCTGACTTTATTGTCCCCGTTGAAATCGATGGAACGATACATCAG GTGTACGTATTAAAGAGGCCGCACGTGGACGAGTTTCTTCAGAAGATGGGCGAGCTCTTCGAATGCGTCCTATTCACGGCCAGCCTGGCAAAG TACGCGGACCCCGTGGCCGACTTGCTGGACCCTTGGGGCGTCTTCAAGACGCGGCTCTTCAGAGAATCATGTGTGTTCCACAGAGGAAACTACGTGAAAGACTTGAGCCGTCTAGGGAGAGAACTGAGCAAAGTCATCATCGTGGACAACTCGCCAGCATCATACATCTTCCATCCCGAAAACGCG GTCCCGGTGCAGTCTTGGTTCGATGACATGTCGGACACGGAATTGCTTGATCTGATTCCTTTCTTTGAAGGACTGAGTAAAGAAGAGAACATTTACAATACACTCAATAAACTGTGTAACAGGTAG
- the CTDSPL gene encoding CTD small phosphatase-like protein isoform X1, which yields MDNTSIITQLSNPKEEAILSCAQEKVSQCNISLKKQRNRSIFSSLFCCFRSYSVEPPSSNNNSSPLPPQVEENGGVQKGDQTQVISIPSPPTKYLLPELKASDYGKKCVVIDLDETLVHSSFKPINNADFIVPVEIDGTIHQVYVLKRPHVDEFLQKMGELFECVLFTASLAKYADPVADLLDPWGVFKTRLFRESCVFHRGNYVKDLSRLGRELSKVIIVDNSPASYIFHPENAVPVQSWFDDMSDTELLDLIPFFEGLSKEENIYNTLNKLCNR from the exons TTTCACAATGCAATATCAGCCTGAAGAAGCAGCGCAACAGAAGCATCTTCAGCTCCTTATTCTGCTGTTTTCGGAGCTACAGCGTCGAGCCGCCCTCCTCCAATAACAACAGCAGCCCCCTGCCCCCACAGGTGGAAGAAAATGGCGGCGTTCAGAAG GGCGATCAGACGCAGGTCATTTCCATTCCcagt CCCCCTACGAAATACCTCCTGCCAGAGCTGAAAGCGTCTGATTATGGAAAGAAGTGTGTGGTGATTGACCTGGATGAGACCTTGGTGCACAGCTCATTTAAG CCAATTAATAATGCTGACTTTATTGTCCCCGTTGAAATCGATGGAACGATACATCAG GTGTACGTATTAAAGAGGCCGCACGTGGACGAGTTTCTTCAGAAGATGGGCGAGCTCTTCGAATGCGTCCTATTCACGGCCAGCCTGGCAAAG TACGCGGACCCCGTGGCCGACTTGCTGGACCCTTGGGGCGTCTTCAAGACGCGGCTCTTCAGAGAATCATGTGTGTTCCACAGAGGAAACTACGTGAAAGACTTGAGCCGTCTAGGGAGAGAACTGAGCAAAGTCATCATCGTGGACAACTCGCCAGCATCATACATCTTCCATCCCGAAAACGCG GTCCCGGTGCAGTCTTGGTTCGATGACATGTCGGACACGGAATTGCTTGATCTGATTCCTTTCTTTGAAGGACTGAGTAAAGAAGAGAACATTTACAATACACTCAATAAACTGTGTAACAGGTAG